The Arachis hypogaea cultivar Tifrunner chromosome 19, arahy.Tifrunner.gnm2.J5K5, whole genome shotgun sequence genome has a window encoding:
- the LOC112775777 gene encoding protein EMSY-LIKE 1, translating to MEAQIHQLEQEAYSAVLRAFKAQSDALTWEKEGLITELRKELRVSDDEHRELLNRVNADEIIHRIREWRQTGLYQPARRSTSQPIHDVLPSPSISAPKKLKTSHSGGQSLPTPSLGRPGPYPSAGATGARHFMSRSSSNALASNVPSEAAAFDPLIGKKVWTRWPEDNHFYEAVITDYSHTDGRHALVYDIRTANETWEWVDLKEISPEDIRWDGEDPGIHRRIGNSGQGRGVKKFFSRGGDSLGAGRGRGPKQLRKEFLPRQNGVGKRVLDDIELLNTESLVKEVERVFAASPPDSVELEKAKKMLKEHEQALVDAISRIADASEGQSEGEPYIHGQIESMDRG from the exons ATGGAGGCTCAAATTCATCAATTAGAGCAGGAAGCTTATTCTGCTGTCTTACGTGCTTTCAAAGCACAATCTGATGCTCTTACTTGG GAGAAGGAAGGTTTGATAACTGAGCTTAGGAAGGAGTTGAGGGTTTCTGACGATGAACACAGAGAACTTCTTAATAGGGTTAACGCTGATGAAATTATCCACCGGATACG TGAATGGAGACAAACTGGACTTTACCAACCTGCAAGGCGCAGCACATCTCAACCTATTCATGACGTTTTACCCAGTCCAAGTATTTCTGCTCCCAAAAAGCTAAAGACATCCCATTCG GGTGGTCAATCGTTGCCTACTCCGTCTTTGGGGAGGCCTGGGCCTTATCCTTCTGCTGGAGCCACTGGGGCTAGGCATTTCATGAGCCGCAGCTCTTCGAATGCTCTTGCATCTAATGTACCTTCCGAGGCCGCAGCTTTTGATCCATTGATCGGGAAGAAAGTTTGGACTAGATGGCCTGAAGACAACCACTTCTATGAGGCTGTTATAACTGATTACAGTCATACCGAT GGTCGGCATGCTCTGGTTTATGATATTCGTACGGCAAATGAGACTTGGGAATGGGTTGATCTCAAAGAG ATCTCTCCTGAGGATATACGATGGGATGGTGAAGATCCTGGTATACACCGTAGAATTGGAAATAGTGGGCAAGGTCGTGGAGTTAAAAAGTTCTTTAGTCGTGGTGGTGATTCTTTAGGCGCAGGAAGAGGGAGAGGACCTAAGCAGCTCAGAAAAGAATTTCTCCCGCGACAAAATGGTGTTGGAAAGAGAGTTTTGGATGACATTGAGTTGCTGAATACAGAATCACTAGTTAAAGAG GTTGAAAGGGTTTTCGCTGCGAGTCCTCCTGATTCAGTGGAACTTGAGAAGGCAAAGAAAATGCTGAAA GAGCATGAGCAGGCACTTGTGGACGCAATTTCAAGGATTGCAGATGCATCTGAAGGCCAAAGTG AGGGAGAACCGTACATACATGGACAAATTGAATCAATGGACAGAGGTTGA